The Exiguobacterium mexicanum genome includes a window with the following:
- the coaD gene encoding pantetheine-phosphate adenylyltransferase — translation MSKRIAICPGSFDPITNGHLDIIERAAAIFDEVIVAVLENSSKAPLFNVEERLSLIREVTTHLPNVTADAFGGLLVEYAAKREAATIVRGLRAVSDFEYELQIASINKKLNENVETLFMMTNSQYSFLSSSIVKEVAKYGASVAELVPEQVEHALRQKYKVSQGQ, via the coding sequence ATGTCAAAACGTATCGCGATTTGCCCGGGGAGCTTTGACCCGATTACGAACGGTCATTTAGATATCATCGAGCGGGCGGCAGCCATCTTCGACGAAGTCATCGTCGCCGTGCTCGAAAATTCGAGCAAGGCACCACTGTTTAATGTAGAAGAGCGCCTGTCGCTCATCCGTGAAGTGACGACGCATTTGCCGAACGTCACCGCCGACGCGTTTGGGGGATTGCTCGTCGAATATGCAGCGAAGCGTGAGGCGGCAACGATCGTCCGTGGGCTGCGGGCCGTCTCTGACTTTGAATATGAACTTCAAATCGCATCCATCAATAAAAAGTTGAATGAGAACGTGGAGACGCTCTTTATGATGACAAACAGCCAATATTCGTTCCTAAGCTCGTCAATCGTGAAAGAAGTCGCCAAATACGGGGCGTCCGTCGCTGAACTCGTCCCTGAACAAGTCGAGCACGCCTTGCGTCAAAAGTATAAAGTGAGCCAAGGGCAATGA
- the rsmD gene encoding 16S rRNA (guanine(966)-N(2))-methyltransferase RsmD — translation MRVISGERKGTRLKAVPGSATRPTTDKVKESLFNIIGPYFAGGDALDLYAGSGGLGIEALSRGCDHAVFVDKQRKAIQTVTDNLKTTHYESKATVLQQDARSVLDQLVLKGQPFKLIFMDPPYHAEEHVPFLHIIESNRLLTDNGVVVCEHGSDVTLPDQVGQLGKIKVQRYSDVITISFYEYAATEE, via the coding sequence ATGCGAGTGATTTCAGGAGAACGAAAAGGGACCCGACTCAAGGCGGTCCCGGGGTCGGCGACACGACCGACGACAGATAAAGTGAAAGAATCATTATTCAACATCATTGGCCCTTATTTCGCCGGGGGAGATGCGCTTGACCTATACGCCGGGAGCGGCGGGTTAGGGATTGAGGCGTTGTCACGGGGATGTGACCATGCCGTGTTCGTCGACAAGCAACGAAAGGCGATCCAGACGGTCACAGACAATTTGAAGACGACACACTATGAGTCCAAAGCGACGGTGTTGCAACAAGACGCCCGGTCGGTCCTCGACCAACTCGTCTTAAAAGGACAGCCGTTTAAATTGATTTTTATGGATCCGCCATATCATGCGGAAGAACATGTGCCGTTTTTACACATCATTGAGTCGAACCGACTATTGACGGACAACGGGGTCGTCGTCTGCGAACATGGCAGCGATGTGACGTTACCGGATCAGGTCGGGCAGTTGGGAAAAATCAAGGTGCAGCGCTACTCGGACGTGATCACGATCAGCTTCTATGAGTATGCGGCGACCGAGGAGTGA
- a CDS encoding YlbG family protein, with translation MDVPSETFELNGRIGFVVYVQSLKQVKALRRYANLYYVSKREKYAFLYTDLDGHEAILEQVSALPFVEAVVRSERPFVAETYESKQK, from the coding sequence GTGGATGTGCCATCTGAGACGTTTGAGTTGAATGGTCGAATCGGGTTCGTCGTCTACGTCCAATCGTTGAAGCAAGTGAAGGCGTTGCGTCGCTATGCGAACCTGTATTACGTGTCAAAGCGGGAGAAGTACGCCTTCTTGTATACCGACCTCGATGGACATGAGGCGATTCTCGAACAAGTGAGCGCGTTGCCGTTCGTCGAAGCGGTCGTCCGCAGTGAGCGGCCGTTCGTCGCGGAGACGTACGAATCGAAGCAGAAATAA
- a CDS encoding YlbF family regulator translates to MIITEQTIALLDQTESLADLIEASESFQTYIATKQARAQSEEARLVEREFLRMKEDYEYVQRFGKHHPDHDRIKKEMHLVKRRLDVQPEVAAFKKAERSLDKLLGEVSELLAFSVSPKIKVPTGNPFFDEGGCSGGGSCGGGSCGCAI, encoded by the coding sequence ATGATTATTACTGAACAGACGATCGCCCTGCTCGATCAAACGGAATCGTTAGCCGATTTGATTGAAGCGAGCGAGTCGTTCCAAACATATATCGCCACGAAACAAGCGCGAGCCCAATCGGAGGAAGCGCGCCTCGTGGAACGTGAGTTCTTGCGGATGAAAGAAGATTACGAGTACGTACAGCGGTTCGGGAAACATCACCCGGACCACGATCGCATTAAAAAAGAGATGCATCTCGTCAAACGGCGTCTCGATGTCCAGCCAGAAGTGGCCGCATTTAAAAAAGCGGAACGCAGTTTAGATAAACTGCTCGGGGAAGTGAGTGAGCTGTTGGCCTTCTCGGTTTCTCCAAAAATCAAAGTCCCGACCGGAAACCCGTTCTTCGATGAAGGCGGATGTTCAGGCGGAGGAAGTTGTGGAGGCGGAAGCTGTGGATGTGCCATCTGA
- a CDS encoding ATP-grasp domain-containing protein, protein MIRSAGIKTDYAKPEYYYDQLDKVRAADLVLFPEYWMVNSIIYGLNKPIFPSPATYHLGHDKIEMTRAFKATFPHRIPKTLIYGKNPYTIERVLEEFEYPFVAKTAKSSMGQGVWLIKHEQDWLEYVDKHETFYVQQYIPNDRDLRIIVIGEEVVGSYWRVSEAFLNNVAQGAHFSYDDIPEDVVAEVLDIAKTLHINHAAFDVIVADGEFYILEFNVFFGSEGLLPLGVRLTDKIAHYLDTQA, encoded by the coding sequence ATGATTCGTTCGGCCGGCATCAAGACCGACTATGCGAAACCTGAATATTATTACGACCAGCTCGATAAAGTAAGAGCGGCCGACCTCGTCTTGTTCCCTGAATATTGGATGGTCAACTCGATCATCTACGGACTGAATAAACCGATTTTCCCGTCCCCGGCCACGTATCACCTCGGGCACGATAAGATTGAGATGACGCGCGCCTTCAAGGCGACGTTCCCGCACCGCATCCCGAAGACGCTCATCTACGGGAAAAACCCTTACACGATTGAGCGTGTCTTGGAAGAGTTCGAGTACCCGTTCGTCGCCAAGACGGCCAAGTCGTCGATGGGACAAGGCGTCTGGCTCATCAAGCATGAACAGGACTGGCTCGAATACGTCGACAAGCACGAGACGTTCTACGTCCAGCAATATATCCCGAATGACCGCGACTTACGGATCATCGTCATCGGTGAAGAAGTCGTCGGTTCGTACTGGCGCGTCAGCGAAGCGTTCTTGAACAACGTCGCCCAAGGTGCCCACTTCTCGTATGACGACATCCCGGAAGACGTCGTCGCGGAAGTGCTCGATATCGCCAAAACGCTTCACATCAATCACGCTGCCTTCGACGTCATCGTCGCAGACGGTGAATTTTACATTTTAGAGTTCAACGTCTTCTTCGGTTCGGAAGGGCTCCTGCCGCTCGGTGTGAGGCTTACAGACAAGATTGCCCACTACCTCGACACCCAGGCTTGA
- a CDS encoding YugN family protein gives MKFEQFHIEGKEIRFGLLETIMDHHHFIREGAWDYERATYDMKYEKQSTGETFYLRLPVYAIEGQIEDRHAVVKMLTPILGKHYYPHGVEYDEEFPEEIVRDCERRLAALAETLEVKPLA, from the coding sequence ATGAAATTTGAGCAGTTCCACATCGAGGGAAAAGAGATCCGCTTCGGTTTGCTCGAGACGATCATGGATCATCATCATTTCATCCGTGAAGGCGCTTGGGACTATGAGCGTGCAACGTATGACATGAAGTACGAGAAACAATCGACAGGCGAGACGTTCTACCTTCGCTTACCGGTATATGCGATTGAAGGACAAATCGAGGACCGTCATGCGGTCGTTAAAATGTTGACACCGATTCTCGGAAAACATTACTACCCGCACGGCGTCGAGTACGACGAAGAGTTCCCGGAAGAAATCGTCCGTGATTGCGAGCGTCGTCTTGCCGCACTCGCTGAGACACTCGAAGTAAAACCCCTTGCATAA
- a CDS encoding IS1182 family transposase encodes MMPDLPNMPPSPYAALYDLLIPADDELRLIHDLVPFDFITKLLEDTYCHDNGRMAVHPVRMFKYLFLKAHSNLSDVDLVRRAKTDLAYKYFLDLAPEDDVINPSSLTKFRRQRMADDELLDKLIEHTVEVAKGMGLLKSRTLIVDATHSRARYGQKPIGQAIIEEAKGLRHACYKETNDAKGRFPEKANESDIDQLLSYALAVAETVEGEMPELMAREHIRDRVNRVREFAEDAHVELQVSRDPDARTGHKSADSSFFGYKHHLAMTEEGIITAVVVTSGEASDGHQMSRLVEKSHRAGAEFDHIVGDGAYSSRDNLIYAASQGCKLVAPLNPQVYSPAPNRVEGFTYNKDAERYVCPAGHMAVRKARGGRKDVGKNQVESHFFNIELCKQCPLRKGCYKDGAKSRSYSVSLKSREHSDQLDYGQTDDFKDHRRKRFAVEAKNSQLKNPQGLARNKTPDLKGMTLQSVMAIVAVNLKRIITLRKEKTD; translated from the coding sequence ATGATGCCCGACCTGCCGAACATGCCGCCGAGCCCATACGCTGCCCTTTATGACCTGTTGATCCCGGCCGATGACGAGCTACGGCTCATCCACGACCTCGTCCCGTTCGATTTCATCACCAAGCTGCTCGAGGACACGTATTGCCATGACAACGGTCGGATGGCCGTCCATCCTGTCCGGATGTTCAAGTACCTGTTCCTGAAGGCGCACTCGAACCTGTCCGACGTCGACCTCGTCAGACGGGCGAAGACCGACCTCGCCTACAAATATTTTCTGGATCTGGCACCGGAAGATGACGTCATCAATCCTTCCTCGCTCACGAAGTTCCGTCGTCAGCGCATGGCCGACGACGAGCTGCTCGACAAGTTGATCGAGCACACGGTCGAGGTCGCGAAAGGGATGGGACTGCTCAAGTCACGAACATTGATTGTCGACGCGACCCATTCCCGTGCCCGGTATGGGCAAAAACCGATCGGGCAGGCGATCATCGAGGAAGCGAAGGGGCTCCGTCATGCATGTTACAAAGAGACCAACGACGCGAAGGGACGTTTTCCGGAGAAGGCAAACGAGTCAGACATCGACCAGCTCCTCTCGTATGCGCTCGCCGTCGCCGAGACCGTCGAGGGCGAGATGCCTGAGCTGATGGCGCGCGAACACATCCGTGACCGTGTGAACCGTGTCCGCGAGTTCGCGGAGGATGCGCACGTCGAACTTCAAGTCTCCAGGGATCCTGATGCCCGGACCGGGCACAAGAGTGCCGACTCATCATTCTTCGGTTACAAACATCATCTCGCGATGACGGAGGAGGGCATCATCACGGCCGTCGTCGTCACATCCGGCGAAGCGTCGGACGGGCATCAGATGTCGAGGCTCGTCGAGAAGAGCCACCGCGCAGGGGCCGAGTTCGACCACATCGTGGGCGACGGGGCCTATTCGAGCCGGGACAACCTGATCTATGCCGCCTCGCAAGGGTGCAAGCTCGTCGCGCCATTGAACCCACAAGTCTACTCGCCGGCACCGAACCGCGTCGAGGGTTTCACCTACAACAAGGATGCCGAACGTTACGTCTGCCCAGCCGGGCATATGGCCGTCCGCAAAGCCCGTGGCGGACGGAAGGACGTCGGAAAGAACCAAGTGGAGAGCCATTTCTTCAACATCGAGCTGTGCAAGCAATGTCCGTTACGAAAAGGCTGTTACAAGGACGGCGCCAAATCCAGATCCTATAGCGTGTCGTTGAAATCAAGGGAGCACAGCGATCAACTTGACTATGGGCAGACCGATGACTTCAAGGACCATCGTCGGAAACGCTTCGCCGTCGAGGCGAAAAACAGTCAACTGAAGAACCCACAAGGTCTGGCGCGCAACAAGACGCCAGACCTGAAAGGCATGACGTTACAGAGCGTGATGGCCATCGTCGCAGTCAATCTGAAGCGAATCATCACCCTCCGGAAAGAGAAAACGGATTAA
- a CDS encoding IS3 family transposase (programmed frameshift) — MSKKIFTSKEIDALAANPYVKSVSPKGITYTDEFKELFIAQTLEGKFPVEIFRGCGFDVEVLGERRMSSCKNRWTRAYRKDGVMGLRDTRSSNSGRWRDKELSTEERYAKLEAENKLLKAEVELLKEIRLAEGKRKAGLNASQKYELIQGVIIKHKMKGMVSHLCQVAGVSRQGYHAYFSERRRQTRQERESKDVALRDLVLKAFHFKKRKKGARQIKMVLSGHFGVTMNLKCIRRIMRKYNIVCPIRKAKPYKRLIKATAEHRVVPNRLKREFKQGTPYKVLLTDITYIFYGNGKRAYLSTIVDGSTNEVLAHQLSENINLDIVLDTLKRLRKNRRIRLDKDAFIHSDQGGHYTSPTYQKEVKRMKLGQSMSRRGNCWDNAVQESFFGHFKDIVELKACTTFDSLQREIRKTINYYNHHRYQWNMKKMTPVQYRNHLLESA, encoded by the exons GTGTCGAAGAAGATATTTACGTCAAAAGAAATAGATGCGCTAGCCGCAAATCCTTACGTTAAATCTGTGAGCCCGAAAGGGATCACGTATACCGATGAGTTTAAGGAACTTTTTATAGCACAGACGTTGGAAGGAAAGTTCCCTGTGGAAATCTTCCGGGGATGTGGATTCGATGTGGAGGTACTCGGTGAACGGCGTATGAGTTCTTGTAAAAATCGTTGGACACGAGCTTACCGAAAAGATGGGGTAATGGGGCTGCGCGATACACGATCAAGTAATTCAGGACGTTGGAGAGATAAAGAGCTGTCGACAGAAGAACGGTACGCGAAGCTCGAGGCCGAAAACAAACTGTTGAAAGCAGAGGTCGAACTATTAAAGGAGATCCGCCTGGCGGAAGGGA AGAGGAAAGCTGGACTTAACGCATCGCAAAAGTATGAGCTGATTCAAGGTGTCATCATCAAGCACAAAATGAAGGGGATGGTCAGCCATCTCTGCCAGGTGGCCGGGGTGTCACGTCAGGGATACCACGCCTATTTCTCGGAACGGAGGAGACAGACCAGACAGGAGCGCGAATCGAAAGACGTGGCTCTTCGTGACCTCGTTCTGAAGGCGTTCCACTTCAAGAAGCGCAAGAAGGGTGCTAGGCAGATCAAGATGGTGCTGTCTGGTCATTTCGGTGTGACGATGAACCTGAAGTGTATCCGACGTATCATGCGGAAATACAACATCGTGTGTCCAATCCGCAAGGCGAAGCCATACAAACGGCTCATTAAGGCGACGGCCGAGCACCGGGTGGTGCCGAATCGCCTCAAACGCGAATTCAAACAGGGCACTCCCTACAAGGTGCTTCTCACCGATATCACCTACATATTTTACGGGAACGGTAAGCGAGCCTATCTTTCGACCATCGTGGACGGTTCGACCAATGAGGTACTGGCGCATCAACTCTCTGAGAACATCAATCTCGACATTGTATTGGATACGTTGAAGCGTTTACGGAAGAACCGGAGGATTCGCTTGGACAAGGACGCATTCATCCATTCAGATCAAGGAGGGCACTACACGAGCCCGACCTATCAGAAAGAGGTGAAGCGTATGAAGCTAGGTCAATCCATGTCCCGACGGGGCAACTGTTGGGATAACGCTGTCCAGGAATCATTCTTTGGACATTTCAAGGATATCGTCGAGTTAAAGGCCTGTACCACGTTCGATTCACTACAGCGTGAAATCCGAAAAACCATTAACTATTACAACCATCATCGTTATCAATGGAACATGAAAAAGATGACTCCCGTACAGTACAGGAATCATCTCCTTGAATCAGCATAA
- a CDS encoding SCO family protein, with amino-acid sequence MKRNSYMTVGLTVAILVAIGVASYFLFFKEEDLPVIQEPTPFTLTNALDGQSYNSDNGKVKIVTFFYTNCPDICPLTLRDFMKLEQELKANDLYGTDVELVAITVDPEVDTVPVLENYGAAFQAEPTGWKMLTGDKADIDRITRQLQFYYSKANSGLVTHATTMYIIDRKHDVRAVAQMATAGEKPVDIETIMEDVLVLAAEKE; translated from the coding sequence ATGAAACGGAATAGCTATATGACGGTCGGTTTGACGGTCGCCATTTTGGTGGCAATCGGCGTGGCCTCGTACTTCTTATTCTTTAAAGAAGAGGACTTGCCCGTCATCCAAGAGCCGACCCCGTTCACGTTGACGAACGCGCTCGACGGTCAGTCGTACAATTCGGACAACGGTAAAGTTAAAATCGTCACGTTCTTTTACACGAACTGCCCGGACATTTGTCCGCTCACGTTGCGCGACTTCATGAAGCTCGAGCAAGAGCTGAAAGCGAACGATCTATACGGGACGGACGTTGAGCTCGTCGCCATCACGGTCGACCCGGAAGTCGATACGGTCCCCGTCTTAGAGAACTACGGGGCGGCGTTCCAAGCCGAACCGACGGGCTGGAAGATGTTGACCGGAGACAAAGCCGATATCGACCGTATCACGCGTCAGCTTCAGTTCTACTATTCGAAAGCGAACAGTGGTCTCGTCACGCATGCGACGACGATGTATATCATCGATCGCAAGCATGACGTGCGCGCGGTCGCCCAAATGGCGACGGCAGGAGAAAAACCTGTCGACATCGAAACCATTATGGAGGACGTGTTAGTACTCGCGGCAGAAAAGGAGTGA
- a CDS encoding DUF420 domain-containing protein, with the protein MNYLALISVTFIVISAILVAIGWTIIARDRRNVDKHKKVMTAAAIAATTFFILYVSRTIFVGNTAFGGPDSVKPYYLAFMIFHILLATTGGVLGLITLYLGYKNKVEKHRKIGPKASVVWFFTAITGVTVYVLLYVAYDPGETTNVFRAIIGG; encoded by the coding sequence ATGAACTATCTTGCCTTGATCAGTGTGACATTCATTGTCATCAGTGCTATTTTAGTCGCAATCGGATGGACGATCATCGCGCGTGATCGTCGCAACGTCGACAAACATAAAAAAGTCATGACGGCTGCCGCGATTGCCGCGACAACATTCTTCATTCTTTACGTCTCGCGTACGATTTTTGTCGGCAATACCGCTTTCGGCGGACCTGATTCAGTGAAGCCATACTATTTGGCGTTCATGATCTTTCATATCTTACTCGCGACGACAGGCGGGGTCCTCGGCTTGATCACGCTTTACCTCGGCTATAAAAACAAAGTCGAGAAACACCGGAAAATCGGACCGAAAGCTTCGGTCGTCTGGTTCTTCACGGCGATCACAGGGGTGACGGTATACGTCCTCCTCTACGTCGCCTATGACCCAGGTGAGACGACGAACGTCTTCCGTGCCATTATCGGTGGGTGA
- a CDS encoding cytochrome c oxidase assembly protein, protein MLWNTSELLKQFDWTTLWSPWFGLLMVGLYVLYAVVTESMAKRGYESTTLLQKFSMLSAILLYYIGFGSPVDVLAHIIFSVHMLQMVLVYVLAPALVVYGMPYWVFEKLFSYKVIGPTLKFMTKPLIALVLFNALFTFYHMPFIFDYVLTNYGVHRIFHGALVVFSLTMWYPVIAPFLSEEEEGMSDLKRMVYIIANGVLLTPACAFIIFSQGILYDAYTDAETFATVLGYCMPNGDVSGLDLNALMGATNSALEDQRFGGVLMKLGQEVVYGFFFGWTFFGWVRRTKSLALDEGMSFTPQEPKEKK, encoded by the coding sequence ATGCTCTGGAATACATCAGAGCTACTCAAACAGTTCGATTGGACGACGCTTTGGAGTCCATGGTTCGGATTGTTGATGGTAGGGTTGTACGTCCTCTATGCGGTCGTCACAGAGAGCATGGCGAAGCGAGGGTACGAGTCGACCACGTTGCTACAAAAGTTCAGCATGTTATCCGCTATTTTATTGTATTACATCGGTTTCGGTAGCCCGGTCGATGTGCTCGCGCATATCATCTTCTCGGTGCATATGTTACAGATGGTGCTCGTCTACGTGCTCGCACCGGCGCTCGTCGTGTACGGGATGCCATATTGGGTGTTTGAAAAATTATTTAGCTATAAGGTGATTGGACCGACGCTCAAATTTATGACAAAACCTTTGATCGCACTCGTTTTGTTCAATGCATTATTCACGTTCTACCATATGCCATTCATTTTTGACTACGTGTTGACGAACTATGGTGTGCACCGCATCTTCCACGGAGCTCTCGTGGTCTTCAGTTTGACGATGTGGTATCCGGTCATTGCACCATTCCTCTCGGAAGAAGAGGAAGGCATGTCTGATTTGAAGCGGATGGTATACATCATCGCGAACGGGGTGTTGTTGACGCCGGCGTGTGCGTTCATCATCTTCAGCCAAGGCATCTTGTATGACGCCTATACAGACGCAGAAACGTTTGCGACCGTGCTCGGCTACTGTATGCCGAACGGGGACGTATCCGGCCTTGATTTGAACGCGCTCATGGGCGCGACGAACAGCGCCCTTGAAGACCAACGCTTCGGTGGGGTATTGATGAAGCTCGGTCAAGAAGTCGTCTACGGTTTCTTCTTCGGCTGGACATTCTTCGGCTGGGTGCGCCGGACAAAATCGCTTGCGCTCGATGAAGGCATGTCGTTCACACCGCAAGAACCAAAAGAGAAAAAATGA
- a CDS encoding cytochrome C oxidase subunit IV family protein, whose translation MEKQPMNETHKQLELEVKAESRREYQLQLISFAMMILLTFVAFGAVYAELMPVWAAGGFLIILAIIQVFLQLYIFMHMNNRGNTWIVGMMWLGIFVAIITVAALRLLIW comes from the coding sequence ATGGAAAAACAACCAATGAACGAAACGCACAAACAGTTAGAGCTTGAAGTAAAAGCCGAATCAAGACGCGAGTATCAACTTCAGTTGATTAGCTTCGCGATGATGATTTTGCTCACATTCGTCGCGTTTGGCGCCGTATACGCTGAACTCATGCCGGTGTGGGCGGCAGGTGGCTTCTTGATCATCCTCGCCATCATCCAAGTGTTCTTGCAGCTTTATATCTTCATGCATATGAACAACCGTGGCAACACGTGGATCGTCGGAATGATGTGGCTCGGCATCTTTGTCGCCATCATCACGGTCGCGGCCCTTCGCTTGCTCATTTGGTAA
- a CDS encoding cytochrome (ubi)quinol oxidase subunit III, with protein sequence MAHAVEKHPVTGIPANPEKATLEGKNKYVAFWFFLGGETVLFASLFGTYVGLLNSGAPEELRSYNIFEMGLVFLMTMLLLTSSLTSVLAMMNMKANNPGRMKFWLVVTLLLGAGFLGAEIYEFIHYYHIGHTFTSSAFGSAFYTLVGFHGAHVTFGLLWITTLLIRNWNRPIDVYNAPKFYVSSLYWHFIDVVWVFIFSIVYLLGMVS encoded by the coding sequence ATGGCACATGCAGTCGAAAAACACCCGGTGACCGGTATCCCGGCCAATCCAGAGAAAGCCACGCTGGAAGGGAAAAATAAATATGTGGCCTTCTGGTTCTTCCTCGGTGGAGAGACTGTTCTCTTCGCCTCGCTATTCGGAACGTACGTCGGTCTACTGAACTCTGGTGCGCCAGAGGAACTTCGTTCGTACAATATCTTTGAGATGGGGCTCGTCTTCTTGATGACGATGCTCCTCCTCACAAGTTCGCTCACAAGCGTTCTCGCCATGATGAACATGAAAGCGAACAATCCAGGCCGCATGAAGTTTTGGTTGGTCGTCACGCTTCTCCTCGGGGCTGGATTCCTTGGAGCAGAGATTTATGAGTTCATCCACTACTACCACATCGGTCACACGTTCACATCGAGCGCGTTCGGATCTGCGTTCTATACGCTCGTCGGATTCCACGGCGCACACGTCACGTTCGGTCTCCTTTGGATCACGACGCTGTTGATTCGCAACTGGAACCGTCCAATCGATGTGTACAACGCACCGAAGTTCTACGTGTCGAGCCTGTACTGGCACTTCATCGACGTCGTATGGGTTTTCATCTTCTCAATCGTCTACCTCTTAGGGATGGTGAGCTAA